Proteins encoded by one window of uncultured Celeribacter sp.:
- a CDS encoding cysteine desulfurase family protein yields the protein MTKTRTYLDWNATAPLCQAAREAMLAAMDVVGNPSSVHGEGRAAKALMERARAQVSEAFGAQGADIVFTSGATEAAALALSGRERGGRGIHCAEVEHEAVSSWCDADLPVDRGGRVTVTKPQASAQQVANSETGIIQDLPEGLAVCDATQGFGKMPLAFNWLGCDMALVSAHKLGGPKGVGALVLKQGLDVEAGIKGGGQEMGRRSGTENLIGIAGFGAAAEAAAKALADGVWEEVAEKRDHLEALIANEVEDPIFVGKDVARLPNTMSLITPGWKGETQVMQMDLAGFAVSAGSACSSGKVKASKVLTAMGYTEEEAASALRVSIGPEVSKEDLERFATAWLAAYGRWRKRAA from the coding sequence GTGACCAAGACGCGCACATATCTCGACTGGAACGCCACGGCGCCTTTGTGTCAGGCAGCGCGTGAGGCGATGCTGGCGGCCATGGATGTGGTCGGCAACCCGTCGTCGGTGCATGGCGAGGGGCGGGCGGCGAAGGCGTTGATGGAGCGCGCACGGGCGCAGGTCTCTGAGGCGTTCGGTGCGCAGGGCGCGGACATTGTCTTTACCTCGGGCGCGACGGAGGCGGCGGCTTTGGCGCTCTCAGGACGGGAACGTGGCGGGCGTGGGATACACTGTGCCGAGGTCGAACATGAGGCGGTGTCCTCGTGGTGTGATGCGGACCTGCCGGTGGATCGTGGGGGGCGTGTGACCGTCACGAAGCCTCAGGCGAGCGCGCAACAGGTGGCGAATTCCGAGACCGGGATCATTCAGGACCTGCCCGAAGGGTTGGCGGTTTGCGACGCGACGCAGGGCTTTGGCAAGATGCCGCTGGCTTTCAACTGGCTGGGCTGCGATATGGCGCTGGTGTCGGCGCATAAGCTCGGCGGGCCGAAGGGCGTGGGCGCTTTGGTGTTGAAACAGGGCCTGGATGTCGAGGCCGGGATCAAAGGCGGTGGTCAGGAGATGGGGCGTCGCAGCGGCACTGAGAACCTGATCGGCATCGCAGGCTTTGGCGCGGCGGCGGAGGCGGCGGCGAAAGCCTTGGCGGACGGCGTTTGGGAAGAGGTCGCGGAAAAGCGCGATCATCTTGAGGCGCTGATTGCGAATGAGGTCGAAGACCCTATTTTTGTGGGGAAAGATGTGGCGCGCCTGCCCAATACGATGAGCCTGATCACGCCCGGTTGGAAGGGCGAGACGCAGGTGATGCAGATGGATCTGGCGGGCTTTGCGGTCTCCGCAGGCTCGGCCTGTTCGTCGGGAAAAGTCAAGGCGTCCAAGGTGTTGACCGCGATGGGATACACCGAAGAGGAGGCGGCAAGCGCGCTTCGGGTGTCGATCGGGCCCGAGGTGAGCAAAGAAGATTTGGAGCGGTTCGCCACGGCGTGGCTGGCCGCCTATGGACGCTGGCGCAAACGCGCGGCGTGA
- a CDS encoding Rrf2 family transcriptional regulator gives MKLSTKGRYAMVALADLALQKDDSLLSLAEIAKRQDISLPYLEQLFVKLRRADLVTSVRGPGGGYKLARPASEIRVSDILGAVDETVSAMHTGAGASGGVSGSRAQSMTNRLWEGLSAHVYVFLHQTRLSDVVKNELRPCPAVPTLFAVVDED, from the coding sequence ATGAAACTGTCCACGAAAGGGCGTTATGCCATGGTGGCGCTGGCCGATCTGGCGCTGCAAAAGGATGATAGCCTGTTGTCGCTGGCGGAGATTGCCAAGCGTCAGGATATTTCTCTGCCTTACCTTGAACAGCTCTTTGTCAAACTGCGCCGCGCCGATCTTGTGACCTCCGTGCGGGGGCCGGGTGGCGGCTACAAACTGGCGCGACCGGCGTCTGAGATTCGCGTCTCAGACATTTTGGGCGCGGTGGATGAGACTGTTTCCGCCATGCACACGGGCGCGGGCGCCTCGGGTGGTGTGTCGGGCTCTAGGGCGCAGTCGATGACCAACCGCCTCTGGGAAGGTCTCTCGGCGCATGTCTATGTCTTCCTGCACCAGACGCGCCTGTCGGATGTGGTGAAAAACGAGCTGCGGCCCTGTCCTGCGGTGCCGACCCTGTTCGCCGTTGTCGACGAAGACTAA
- a CDS encoding alpha/beta hydrolase: MPEVIFPGPEGRLEGRYHPQPQKDAPIAIILHPHPQFGGTMNNRVVYNLHYAFHNMGFTVLRFNFRGVGRSQGEYDQGVGELSDAASALDYLQSMNPNAKHCWVAGFSFGAWIGMQLLMRRPEITGFISVAPPANMYDFSFLAPCPSSGLIINGTADRVAPPKDTQSLVNKLHEQKGITITHEEVEGAGHFFEDPHMEQMIGSVDDYVRRRLTENTR; this comes from the coding sequence ATGCCCGAAGTGATTTTTCCCGGCCCCGAAGGCCGGCTAGAAGGCCGCTACCACCCGCAACCGCAAAAAGACGCCCCCATCGCCATCATTCTTCATCCGCACCCGCAATTTGGCGGCACGATGAACAACCGCGTGGTCTACAACCTGCATTACGCCTTCCACAACATGGGCTTCACCGTGCTGCGGTTCAATTTCCGCGGTGTGGGCCGGTCTCAGGGCGAATACGACCAAGGCGTGGGCGAACTGTCCGATGCGGCCTCCGCGCTCGATTATCTTCAGTCGATGAACCCCAATGCGAAACATTGCTGGGTCGCGGGCTTTTCCTTTGGCGCATGGATCGGCATGCAATTGCTGATGCGTCGCCCGGAGATCACCGGCTTCATCTCCGTCGCACCGCCGGCGAATATGTACGACTTCTCCTTCCTGGCGCCCTGCCCCTCGTCCGGTCTGATCATCAACGGCACCGCCGACCGTGTGGCGCCGCCGAAGGACACGCAGTCCCTGGTGAACAAGCTCCACGAGCAAAAAGGCATCACCATCACCCATGAGGAAGTCGAGGGTGCGGGCCACTTCTTTGAAGACCCGCATATGGAGCAGATGATCGGCTCCGTGGACGACTATGTCCGCCGTCGCCTGACCGAAAACACCCGCTAA
- a CDS encoding HD domain-containing protein, translating to MPKDSASPRLDAQYAFLMEADRLKTVERANQVMDRSRFENSAEHSWHACLLAFLMAPLASDQVDLSRVIQMLMLHDIVEVDAGDHPIHILYDTDDIAAREAAAADRIYGLLPEDLATTFRAIWTEFEAMETETARFAKSIDYLAPALQSIGAPVQLEEEREIVAGNLRRGRAVKTKDILPELFAFTKAAFDGAATDPILAQRFAFWCEADRLKTVYRATPIADGSRKENTGEHSWHIMLYALTLADHAGDGVDVDLALKMLLLHDIVEVDAGDTPIHGAVTPEALKAQEEAELRAADRLFGLLPADQAQEFRAIWDDFEAAQTPTAIYAKSIDRCQPVLHNLADDGGSWRTYDVKLHQLDSRVGVKIDRGCPKLWPYIRAKCEPWFVARDAL from the coding sequence ATGCCCAAAGACAGCGCCTCCCCCCGCCTCGACGCCCAATACGCTTTCCTGATGGAGGCCGACCGGCTCAAGACGGTGGAGCGCGCCAATCAGGTCATGGACCGCTCCCGGTTCGAAAACTCCGCCGAACATAGCTGGCACGCCTGCCTCTTGGCCTTTCTCATGGCGCCTCTGGCCTCTGATCAGGTCGATCTGAGCCGTGTGATCCAGATGCTCATGCTGCATGACATCGTCGAGGTCGACGCGGGCGATCACCCGATCCACATTCTCTACGACACCGACGACATCGCCGCGCGCGAGGCGGCCGCCGCCGACCGCATCTATGGGCTTTTGCCCGAGGATCTGGCGACGACTTTCCGTGCCATCTGGACCGAATTCGAAGCGATGGAGACAGAGACCGCGCGCTTTGCGAAATCCATCGACTACCTCGCACCTGCGCTGCAAAGCATCGGCGCCCCTGTGCAATTGGAGGAAGAGCGCGAGATCGTTGCGGGCAACCTCCGCCGAGGCCGTGCGGTGAAAACCAAAGACATCCTGCCAGAGCTTTTCGCCTTCACCAAAGCGGCCTTTGACGGCGCGGCCACCGATCCCATTCTGGCGCAACGCTTCGCCTTCTGGTGCGAGGCGGATCGTCTGAAAACCGTCTACCGCGCCACCCCCATCGCCGATGGGTCGCGCAAGGAAAACACTGGCGAGCACAGCTGGCACATCATGCTCTACGCGCTCACGCTCGCGGATCATGCGGGCGACGGTGTGGACGTCGATCTGGCGCTCAAAATGCTTTTGCTGCACGACATCGTCGAGGTTGACGCGGGCGACACGCCGATCCACGGCGCCGTGACCCCCGAAGCCCTAAAAGCCCAGGAAGAGGCCGAACTCCGCGCCGCCGACCGGCTCTTTGGCCTCCTGCCCGCCGATCAGGCGCAGGAGTTCCGCGCCATCTGGGACGACTTCGAGGCCGCACAAACTCCGACCGCGATCTACGCCAAATCCATCGACCGCTGCCAGCCGGTGCTGCACAACCTCGCCGATGACGGTGGCTCCTGGCGGACATATGACGTGAAACTGCACCAGCTCGACAGCCGCGTCGGCGTCAAAATCGACCGCGGCTGCCCGAAGCTCTGGCCCTATATCCGCGCCAAATGCGAACCTTGGTTCGTCGCGCGGGACGCTCTCTAA
- a CDS encoding carboxypeptidase M32, with product MSAYDELMSYTREAEALGAIMGRLSWDQETMMPRGAAEQRGEEMAALEGVLHARRTDPQIGAWLDAIDSSVLGEVGLAKLRHIRRSFERNTKVPAKLAAEIARVTSVAQGTWAEARARDDFAHFAPTFKEVVRLRREEAAALKEGTDFDLWDALHQDYESGSTGAELDAMFGALRPRLVALRDKIMGADQPKGLSGTFDETKQMALTEGLAAAFGYDFAHGRVDKAVHPFSSGSGLDVRITTRTNPEDPLNSIYSTIHETGHACYEQNISRDYLLTPLGEGVSMGVHESQSRIFENQLGRSRAFTEYLYGQMRDTFGDIGVDCAEAFYAAVNRVTPGYIRTESDEVQYNLHVLLRFDLERQIIGGALEIDDLPEAWDTRFEADFGVKVDKVSNGCLQDVHWPVGLFGYFPTYSLGNVYAGCLHKALRAEISDLDAQMAKGDTSAATRWLAENLQQFGGLREPRDTIVHACGFEPTEAPLLDYLEEKFAGIYGF from the coding sequence ATGTCTGCCTATGATGAGTTGATGAGCTACACCCGTGAGGCCGAGGCGCTTGGCGCGATCATGGGGCGGCTGAGCTGGGATCAGGAAACCATGATGCCGCGCGGCGCCGCCGAGCAGCGGGGCGAGGAAATGGCCGCTTTGGAGGGCGTGTTGCACGCCCGGCGCACCGATCCGCAAATCGGCGCTTGGCTCGACGCGATCGACTCTTCTGTCTTGGGCGAGGTGGGGTTGGCCAAACTGCGCCACATCCGCCGGTCGTTTGAGCGCAACACCAAGGTGCCCGCCAAATTGGCCGCCGAGATCGCGCGGGTGACATCCGTTGCGCAAGGCACATGGGCCGAGGCGCGGGCGCGCGATGATTTCGCCCATTTCGCGCCGACCTTCAAAGAGGTGGTGCGCCTGCGCCGCGAAGAGGCGGCCGCTTTGAAAGAGGGCACGGATTTCGACCTCTGGGACGCGCTGCATCAGGATTACGAATCCGGCTCGACCGGCGCCGAGCTGGACGCGATGTTCGGCGCGCTGCGCCCCCGTCTGGTGGCGCTTCGTGATAAAATCATGGGCGCGGATCAGCCCAAGGGCCTCTCGGGCACCTTCGATGAGACCAAACAAATGGCGCTGACCGAAGGTCTTGCCGCTGCCTTCGGCTATGATTTTGCCCATGGCCGGGTCGACAAGGCGGTGCATCCGTTTTCCTCTGGCTCGGGCCTCGACGTGCGCATCACCACGCGCACCAACCCGGAAGACCCGCTCAACTCGATCTATTCGACGATCCATGAGACCGGGCATGCCTGCTATGAGCAAAACATCTCGCGCGATTATTTGCTGACCCCTCTGGGCGAGGGCGTGTCGATGGGTGTGCATGAAAGCCAGTCGCGGATTTTCGAGAACCAACTGGGCCGCTCGCGTGCCTTCACGGAGTATCTTTACGGCCAGATGCGCGACACCTTTGGGGACATCGGTGTGGACTGCGCGGAGGCGTTCTACGCCGCCGTCAACCGCGTCACGCCGGGCTATATCCGCACGGAAAGCGACGAGGTGCAGTACAACCTGCACGTGCTGCTGCGCTTCGATCTCGAACGTCAGATCATCGGCGGCGCGCTGGAGATCGACGATCTGCCGGAGGCTTGGGACACGCGCTTTGAGGCGGATTTCGGGGTCAAGGTCGACAAGGTCTCGAACGGATGTTTGCAGGACGTGCACTGGCCTGTCGGGCTCTTTGGCTATTTCCCGACCTATTCTTTGGGCAATGTCTACGCGGGCTGTCTGCACAAGGCGCTCCGGGCGGAGATTTCCGATCTCGATGCACAGATGGCCAAGGGCGACACGTCCGCGGCGACCCGCTGGCTGGCCGAGAACCTGCAACAGTTCGGCGGCCTGCGCGAGCCGCGCGACACCATCGTACATGCCTGTGGCTTTGAACCCACCGAGGCGCCGCTTTTGGACTATCTCGAAGAGAAATTCGCGGGCATCTACGGGTTTTGA
- the ctaA gene encoding heme A synthase, producing the protein MAQKRSIFEEVGTDQKPKTAASTIPKGLIEKGNRGARRGIRVWLMVIFALVMMMIAVGGLTRLTDSGLSITEWKPVTGAVPPMDEASWQSEFEKYQQIPEYTLQNEGMSLSEFKSIYWWEWGHRQLGRVIGLVWALGYVGFAVAKKVPTGWHKRLIFIGALGGLQGAIGWWMVSSGLTGEMLDVASYRLAVHLGLAFIILGFIAWYVFLLGRSEAELMQARRARDAKLFGMSTGMLHFAFLQILLGALVAGIDAGRGYTDWPLMGGQVLPPDPFYIEPVWRNFFENPALVQFIHRVAGYLLFAFGVVTWLKGRKSANKTTVAAFNMMGALLFLQVVLGIVTVLHGAPLALGLAHQVGAVALFVAISRARFMSQFPKPQSVREGL; encoded by the coding sequence ATGGCACAAAAACGCAGCATTTTCGAAGAGGTGGGCACAGATCAAAAGCCCAAAACCGCAGCCTCCACCATACCGAAAGGGCTGATCGAAAAGGGCAACCGGGGCGCGCGCAGGGGCATCCGGGTCTGGCTCATGGTGATTTTCGCGCTGGTGATGATGATGATCGCGGTCGGTGGCCTGACGCGGCTTACGGACAGCGGGTTGTCGATCACCGAGTGGAAGCCCGTGACGGGCGCCGTGCCGCCGATGGACGAGGCCTCATGGCAGTCGGAGTTCGAGAAATATCAACAAATTCCGGAATATACGCTGCAAAACGAAGGCATGAGCCTGTCGGAATTCAAGTCGATCTACTGGTGGGAATGGGGCCATCGTCAGCTGGGCCGCGTCATTGGCCTCGTCTGGGCGCTTGGATATGTCGGCTTTGCGGTCGCGAAAAAAGTCCCGACCGGCTGGCACAAACGGCTGATTTTTATTGGCGCCTTGGGCGGGCTTCAGGGCGCGATCGGCTGGTGGATGGTGTCGTCTGGGCTGACCGGCGAGATGCTCGATGTGGCCTCTTACCGTCTGGCGGTGCATCTCGGACTGGCCTTTATCATTCTGGGTTTCATCGCCTGGTATGTCTTTCTCTTGGGCCGCTCCGAGGCCGAATTGATGCAGGCGCGCCGGGCCAGGGATGCGAAACTCTTCGGCATGTCGACCGGCATGCTGCATTTTGCCTTCCTGCAAATCCTCTTGGGCGCTTTGGTCGCGGGCATTGACGCAGGCCGCGGCTATACCGATTGGCCGTTGATGGGCGGGCAAGTGTTGCCGCCGGACCCTTTCTACATCGAGCCTGTCTGGCGCAATTTCTTTGAGAACCCGGCTCTGGTGCAATTCATTCACCGCGTTGCGGGCTACCTGTTGTTTGCCTTCGGTGTCGTGACTTGGCTCAAGGGCCGCAAGTCCGCGAATAAAACCACCGTGGCCGCCTTTAACATGATGGGCGCGCTGCTGTTTCTACAAGTCGTTCTGGGCATCGTCACCGTGCTGCATGGCGCGCCTTTGGCGTTGGGCCTCGCGCACCAAGTCGGCGCCGTCGCGCTCTTTGTGGCGATCTCCCGCGCGCGGTTCATGAGCCAATTTCCGAAACCCCAATCGGTCCGGGAGGGCCTTTGA
- a CDS encoding SH3 domain-containing protein, with product MTQKRTFLAATLMGAALVAAPMVTATAASAQTQAAMQADYKVKPGVTLNARSGPGTGYHAVTAYAPGTPLTALGHSGGWVKVSAHGAAPLWVSGSYLDPVTQSAPQPDGLLVVPQAKPDPSQPVFEGQYPLVVRPQS from the coding sequence ATGACACAGAAACGCACATTCCTCGCCGCAACTCTGATGGGCGCCGCTCTGGTCGCCGCTCCGATGGTGACCGCCACCGCCGCTTCGGCGCAAACGCAAGCCGCGATGCAGGCGGATTACAAGGTCAAGCCCGGCGTGACGCTGAACGCGCGCTCCGGTCCCGGCACCGGCTATCACGCCGTCACCGCCTATGCGCCCGGCACGCCGCTCACCGCTCTGGGGCACAGCGGCGGTTGGGTGAAGGTCTCTGCGCATGGCGCCGCGCCGCTTTGGGTTTCGGGCAGCTACCTTGATCCTGTCACGCAGTCCGCACCTCAGCCCGACGGTCTGTTGGTGGTGCCGCAGGCGAAACCCGATCCGAGCCAACCCGTCTTTGAGGGGCAATATCCGCTCGTGGTGCGCCCGCAGTCGTAA